Proteins encoded by one window of Kribbella flavida DSM 17836:
- a CDS encoding histidine kinase, producing MREHVRNWLLPVLLAAGYVAVFHAIVAAEEAQLSRAEYAAADAATVVAAAALGFRRRAPVVTLCVVTLVTVLGQLATSPDSVGPLPAETVALYSVAVRCRGAITWRAVTVLIVVQSVVAFGVFGREDLVVSAVSNLIVYACIGGLGGKRRRGKARRAEAVRRAQAIAERARDAAAIERRRLARDLHDVSAHHLTSIVVSSSAAQRLSDRQPELAGEALTFAAKTGRETLTALRRLVAVLETGEREQAEPPAGRIAELARAFERLGQQVRVDIDPEFSGPAAGAVFGIVRESLTNTLRYAPGAAVRVDVRREGDWIVVLVENGRGAAIPIIRQGSGRGVAGMTERAAAAGGTLTAGPGPDGGWRVRATVRGDSGPAAPEPSSAQMPPFRPPPPVGARLKRWAIDTGIALAAVVPPADAVLTALADERPADRAAVTSLGLLLTLIPGLALLGRRDRPWGTLGGVVAAGWLWPVLMGPGVLPATFDLGALFVVGAHAAAVYAVGLYGGPSRRTWLSAVISAGGFGVAMGAIEVVAPLEGEPGDVGYGVFLSVLVALAVLVPLLGCWAAGRAVRRRRYSGLDDADEALSEEVRAAVAAVHTERQRVAAGLHDSVLTRTSRMIGLAEAGCLDGVITEARAALMAMRELLDSLYDSSAPAPLSPHLTGRTS from the coding sequence GTGAGGGAACACGTGCGCAACTGGCTGCTGCCGGTCCTGCTGGCCGCAGGATACGTGGCGGTGTTCCACGCGATCGTGGCCGCCGAAGAGGCCCAACTGAGCCGCGCCGAGTACGCTGCGGCTGACGCTGCGACGGTCGTGGCTGCTGCCGCTTTGGGCTTCCGGCGACGTGCGCCCGTGGTGACGCTGTGCGTGGTGACGCTGGTGACGGTCCTCGGTCAGCTCGCCACTTCGCCGGACAGCGTGGGCCCGCTACCGGCCGAGACGGTCGCCTTGTACTCCGTTGCGGTCCGGTGCCGCGGGGCGATCACCTGGCGCGCGGTCACCGTCCTCATCGTGGTGCAGAGCGTGGTTGCCTTCGGCGTCTTCGGTCGCGAGGACCTGGTTGTCAGTGCCGTCAGCAACCTGATCGTGTACGCCTGCATCGGCGGCTTGGGCGGGAAACGCCGCCGAGGCAAGGCCAGGCGGGCCGAAGCGGTGAGACGCGCACAGGCCATCGCGGAACGAGCGCGCGACGCGGCTGCCATCGAGCGTCGGCGACTCGCTCGCGACCTGCACGACGTCAGTGCCCACCACCTCACCTCGATCGTTGTCAGCAGCAGCGCGGCACAGCGGCTGAGCGACCGCCAACCTGAGCTGGCCGGCGAAGCGCTGACCTTCGCCGCGAAGACCGGGCGGGAGACCCTGACAGCGTTGCGCCGGCTGGTTGCCGTGCTGGAAACGGGCGAACGTGAGCAGGCCGAGCCGCCGGCCGGACGGATCGCCGAGCTCGCTCGGGCCTTCGAGCGACTGGGGCAGCAGGTCCGGGTCGACATCGACCCGGAGTTCTCCGGACCGGCCGCGGGAGCCGTCTTCGGGATCGTGCGGGAATCGCTCACCAACACCTTGCGGTACGCGCCGGGCGCCGCCGTGCGAGTCGACGTACGGCGAGAAGGCGACTGGATCGTGGTGCTGGTCGAGAACGGCCGGGGCGCGGCGATCCCGATCATCCGGCAGGGAAGTGGCCGTGGGGTCGCAGGAATGACTGAGCGAGCCGCGGCAGCCGGTGGCACTCTCACCGCAGGCCCCGGCCCTGACGGTGGCTGGCGAGTTCGGGCGACCGTCCGCGGGGACAGTGGTCCGGCCGCTCCCGAGCCCTCGTCCGCGCAGATGCCGCCGTTCCGGCCACCGCCCCCGGTGGGCGCGCGGCTGAAGCGGTGGGCGATCGATACGGGCATCGCGCTCGCTGCCGTCGTTCCACCGGCCGATGCGGTGCTCACGGCGCTCGCCGACGAGCGCCCCGCGGATCGGGCAGCTGTGACGAGCCTTGGGTTGCTGCTGACGCTGATTCCGGGACTGGCTTTGCTCGGGCGGCGGGACCGGCCGTGGGGCACGCTGGGAGGCGTCGTCGCGGCCGGCTGGCTGTGGCCGGTGCTGATGGGCCCGGGTGTGCTGCCGGCCACGTTCGACCTGGGCGCGCTGTTCGTCGTCGGCGCACATGCAGCCGCGGTCTACGCCGTCGGCCTGTACGGCGGTCCTTCCCGCCGAACGTGGTTGTCGGCGGTCATCTCGGCAGGGGGCTTCGGCGTCGCGATGGGAGCGATCGAAGTCGTCGCTCCCCTCGAGGGCGAGCCGGGCGACGTGGGGTACGGGGTCTTCCTGAGCGTGCTGGTGGCTCTGGCCGTGCTGGTCCCGCTGCTGGGGTGCTGGGCAGCCGGGCGCGCCGTGCGCCGGCGAAGGTATTCCGGCCTCGACGACGCCGACGAAGCACTTTCCGAGGAGGTACGGGCCGCCGTGGCCGCGGTCCACACCGAGCGCCAACGAGTCGCCGCGGGGCTGCACGACAGTGTCCTGACCCGGACGAGCCGGATGATCGGGTTGGCGGAAGCAGGATGTCTGGACGGCGTGATCACCGAAGCGAGGGCGGCGCTGATGGCAATGCGGGAACTGCTGGACTCGTTGTACGACAGCAGCGCGCCGGCACCCCTGTCCCCGCACCTGACCGGGAGGACCAGCTGA
- a CDS encoding CPBP family intramembrane glutamic endopeptidase yields MVLLVLMAVATTATYEAGVLVAKARGIPFDADGWPLLGEVGEVTVDLLAVAVWLPAVALTVRWIQQRPWGSVSSVAGRIRWGWLGRCLAIAAPTVVVALVCGGALSSLTDPGVPPDDEAGWVGGRTFLAGLAVIILLVPLQAAAEEYVFRGWLLQATGAFLRSPWLVLAPQAALFAAAHGWGTPWGFADLAAYGALTGWLTIRTGGLEAAIALHVVTNLIPMSAAASFVGGLASDETAADMPWSMAVADVIACCLYAAVILRLARRRKLATHHLPPQGPADDSHRPWGGAATYPPVEAAAGRQPA; encoded by the coding sequence GTGGTCCTGCTGGTCCTGATGGCTGTCGCGACGACAGCGACCTACGAAGCGGGCGTGCTCGTCGCCAAGGCGCGCGGCATCCCGTTTGACGCGGACGGATGGCCGTTGCTCGGCGAGGTCGGCGAGGTGACCGTCGATCTGCTCGCTGTGGCGGTGTGGCTCCCAGCAGTCGCCTTGACCGTCCGCTGGATTCAGCAGCGGCCCTGGGGATCGGTCTCTTCGGTGGCCGGCCGGATTCGGTGGGGCTGGCTCGGTCGATGCCTGGCGATCGCCGCACCGACCGTCGTGGTGGCGCTGGTCTGCGGTGGCGCCTTGTCCTCGCTCACCGATCCGGGCGTGCCGCCGGACGACGAGGCCGGTTGGGTGGGCGGGAGGACGTTCCTGGCGGGCCTGGCGGTGATCATCCTCCTCGTCCCGTTGCAGGCTGCTGCCGAGGAGTACGTGTTCCGGGGCTGGTTGCTGCAGGCAACCGGTGCGTTCTTACGGTCACCCTGGCTCGTGCTGGCGCCGCAGGCGGCGCTGTTCGCAGCGGCCCATGGCTGGGGTACTCCGTGGGGATTCGCCGACCTTGCCGCGTACGGGGCGCTGACCGGTTGGCTCACGATCCGTACCGGCGGATTGGAGGCGGCCATCGCCCTGCACGTGGTGACCAACCTCATTCCGATGAGCGCGGCAGCCTCCTTCGTCGGCGGACTGGCCTCCGACGAGACCGCGGCCGACATGCCCTGGTCCATGGCCGTGGCCGACGTGATCGCGTGCTGCCTCTACGCCGCGGTGATTCTGCGCCTCGCGCGGCGTCGGAAGCTTGCCACGCATCACCTTCCTCCGCAGGGCCCGGCTGACGACTCGCATCGACCGTGGGGCGGAGCGGCTACCTACCCGCCGGTGGAAGCTGCAGCCGGTCGTCAACCTGCGTAG
- a CDS encoding MarR family winged helix-turn-helix transcriptional regulator: MTEPTLELDELTTAIEDFITLFIRLPSVRRLSFSSLSVLHTLARRGPLRLTDLTATEQLKQPALTSLVAKLERDGLVSRAPDPSDGRAVLLSLTAAGQQIVDARRASRVERLGQLVDRLSTEERAILTDSVQVLKRLTEVAADDHQTD, translated from the coding sequence GTGACCGAGCCGACACTCGAACTGGACGAACTGACGACGGCGATCGAGGACTTCATCACGCTCTTCATCCGGCTGCCCTCGGTCCGCAGACTGAGCTTCTCCAGCCTCTCGGTGCTGCACACGCTGGCCCGGCGCGGGCCGCTGAGGCTGACCGACCTGACCGCCACCGAGCAGTTGAAGCAGCCGGCGCTCACCAGCCTGGTCGCGAAGCTCGAGCGCGACGGCCTGGTGTCCCGAGCGCCGGATCCGAGCGACGGGCGAGCCGTGCTGCTGTCTCTGACCGCCGCGGGACAGCAGATCGTCGATGCCCGCCGGGCGAGCCGGGTGGAGCGGCTCGGACAGCTCGTGGACCGGCTGAGCACCGAAGAACGCGCGATCTTGACCGACTCCGTCCAGGTGCTGAAGCGGCTGACCGAGGTCGCCGCCGACGACCACCAGACCGATTGA
- a CDS encoding epoxide hydrolase family protein, with protein MATNSFPLDPAPLHVPDEVLDDLRRRLTATKWPLDVGNADGHYGVRRTDLQDLVAYWADGYDWRAAESAINAYENYRVEVDGVPVHFVRKPGVGPNPVPLILSHGWPWTFWHWAKVIDRLADPAAYGGDPADAFDVIVPSLPGFGFSTPLADRPDMNFWKIADVWHELMTGVLGYDKYAAAGCDVGALVTGQLGHKYADELYAIHIGSALKLTFFEGERAWDFSGGRPIPDELPDDVRARILELDKRFAVHLAAHMLAPSTLGYGLADSPTGMLAWMLERWTKWSDNGGNVESVFSKDDLLTHATIYWAGNAIDTSIRTYANNNRYPWTPSHDRWPVVEAPTGITFVSYENPPGVTTSEQRVQNFLESDRAAWYNHVNIACHDRGGHFIPWEIPAEWTTDLRNTMRPYRPSEH; from the coding sequence ATGGCAACCAATTCCTTCCCGCTCGACCCGGCGCCGCTACACGTTCCGGACGAGGTGCTCGACGATCTCCGGCGCCGGCTGACCGCGACCAAATGGCCGCTGGACGTCGGTAACGCCGACGGCCACTACGGCGTACGGCGTACTGATCTGCAGGACCTTGTCGCGTACTGGGCCGACGGGTACGACTGGCGGGCCGCAGAGAGCGCGATCAACGCGTACGAGAACTACCGCGTCGAGGTCGACGGCGTACCGGTGCACTTCGTCCGCAAGCCGGGAGTCGGGCCCAACCCGGTGCCGCTGATCCTGAGCCATGGTTGGCCGTGGACCTTTTGGCACTGGGCGAAGGTGATCGACCGGCTCGCCGACCCGGCGGCGTACGGGGGTGATCCGGCCGACGCGTTCGACGTGATCGTGCCTTCGCTGCCCGGCTTCGGCTTCTCCACGCCACTCGCCGACCGGCCGGACATGAACTTCTGGAAGATCGCCGACGTGTGGCACGAGCTGATGACCGGTGTGCTCGGGTACGACAAGTACGCCGCGGCCGGGTGCGACGTGGGCGCGTTGGTGACCGGACAGCTGGGCCACAAGTACGCGGACGAGCTCTACGCGATCCACATCGGGTCGGCGCTGAAGCTGACGTTCTTCGAAGGTGAGCGCGCCTGGGACTTCAGCGGCGGGCGCCCGATCCCGGACGAGCTGCCGGACGACGTGAGGGCACGGATTCTCGAGCTGGACAAGCGGTTCGCGGTCCACCTCGCCGCGCACATGCTGGCGCCGTCGACGCTCGGCTACGGGCTGGCCGATTCGCCGACCGGCATGCTCGCCTGGATGCTGGAACGCTGGACGAAGTGGTCCGACAACGGCGGAAACGTGGAGAGCGTGTTCTCGAAGGACGACCTGCTCACGCACGCGACGATCTACTGGGCCGGCAACGCGATCGACACCTCGATCCGTACCTATGCCAACAACAACCGCTATCCGTGGACCCCGTCGCACGACCGGTGGCCGGTGGTCGAGGCTCCGACCGGCATCACGTTCGTGAGCTACGAGAACCCGCCGGGCGTCACGACGTCCGAGCAGCGCGTGCAGAACTTCCTCGAGAGCGACCGAGCGGCCTGGTACAACCACGTCAACATCGCCTGCCACGACCGCGGCGGCCACTTCATCCCCTGGGAGATTCCCGCCGAGTGGACCACCGACCTCCGCAACACGATGCGCCCGTACCGGCCGAGCGAGCACTGA
- a CDS encoding YciI family protein: protein MKYMLLIRPDRDFDGPVPAEMIAATEAWVEEMTARGVRLHGDALRPASEATGVSRRDGRVVTTDGPFAEAKEQMGGYDLIECRDLDEAIEIAAKHPVAEIGMVEIRAVREIAG from the coding sequence ATGAAGTACATGCTGCTGATCCGGCCGGATCGGGACTTCGACGGGCCGGTGCCGGCGGAGATGATCGCGGCGACGGAGGCGTGGGTGGAGGAGATGACCGCGCGCGGTGTCCGGCTGCACGGCGACGCGCTGCGGCCGGCGTCCGAGGCGACTGGCGTGAGCCGGCGCGACGGCCGGGTGGTGACGACCGACGGGCCGTTCGCGGAGGCGAAGGAGCAGATGGGCGGCTACGACCTGATCGAGTGCCGCGACCTGGACGAGGCGATCGAGATCGCAGCCAAGCATCCGGTCGCCGAGATCGGCATGGTCGAGATCCGCGCCGTGCGCGAGATCGCCGGATAG
- a CDS encoding S8 family serine peptidase, producing the protein MLPIRPSHLLKIGLPAALVAAGLATITGSSVSAAEPKPFYNAFPVPGRSAPAAAEVEAYDPHSVLVKFSPKASKSARANVLAKHNSRQAAAPVTGDYATVTSNAAAPELLKKLKAESSVELASLNYIRKSAATPNDEYYGVDQKYLSTIRMPEAWNLSKSAGTQTVAVLDTGVDGGHPELAGRVYTGYNALNPKASANDDEGHGTMVAGIIAANTNNGRGVAGVAWNARILPVKVLNAEGSGSDSSVVAGINWAASHGARVINMSLGGRSYNPVMHDAVKKAVAKGIVVVAASGNEYDSVPEYPAAFPETISVGATDNNGALTTFSSWGDSVDLTAPGWNILSTGPRALLEPEYLPYLGGSGTSFSAPMVAGVAAMLRNKYPSWTPAQIEARLKSTARDAGPRGIDPYYGAGVLDAANALGATWAPEFWAAGPDGNDLPVRATAMTTSTTGAIGTEGDEDWYSVQSSAPRNVTVTVSPPGYDPRNRTQNLDPMLSVYDAQLRLIGFSDAGDKEAEKVTLTLPAGRAYLKVANYNGSRDSRPYSLAVAGTSTGGSAVGQRVWLRDSAPANLTGGVPQNYRPSVAFERPFATASMGGIKLLHGKTGATIAATTAYEADTNRVTIAPTSPLQDNTPYRISVRGVKDTSGATMPGSHHIAFRTVDVAPAPITNFTVTGQYGSAGMKWTLPGITDLDQVVVRRNAGTTPPSAPNTGTAAYGGQASSATATGLANATSYAFRAWVKDRSGKWSSSVTANLTGTYTSLSANATALNFGGKVTLSGSAVRVDTKAPLAGVPVSLYGRNKNSSTWREITRVATSATGQYSVSYQPTYSTVFAWGYNGSATLLGSRTGNWTVDVRPTITANLSATSIKLGASTTFYGYVRPQHAGSSVYLQRSTGSTWTTITSTKLNSTGNYAFSIKPTARAGYTYRVVFQSDGDHATGVSPAKSFTVS; encoded by the coding sequence GTGTTGCCCATCCGCCCGTCCCACCTGCTCAAAATCGGCCTACCAGCCGCCCTGGTAGCCGCCGGTCTGGCCACGATCACCGGCTCCTCGGTGTCCGCGGCCGAGCCCAAGCCTTTCTACAACGCCTTCCCGGTTCCCGGCCGGTCCGCGCCGGCAGCCGCCGAGGTCGAGGCGTACGACCCGCACTCGGTGCTGGTGAAGTTCTCGCCCAAGGCGAGCAAGTCCGCCCGAGCGAACGTCCTTGCCAAGCACAACAGCCGGCAGGCGGCCGCGCCCGTCACCGGTGACTACGCCACGGTCACCAGCAACGCGGCCGCCCCTGAGCTGCTCAAGAAGCTGAAGGCCGAGTCGAGCGTCGAGCTTGCCTCGCTCAACTACATCCGCAAGTCGGCGGCAACGCCGAACGACGAGTACTACGGCGTCGACCAGAAGTACTTGTCGACGATCCGGATGCCGGAGGCCTGGAACCTCTCCAAGTCCGCCGGCACCCAGACCGTCGCCGTTCTGGACACCGGTGTCGACGGCGGCCACCCGGAACTCGCGGGCCGGGTGTACACCGGGTACAACGCGCTCAACCCGAAGGCGTCGGCCAACGACGACGAGGGCCACGGCACGATGGTCGCCGGCATCATCGCCGCGAACACCAACAACGGCCGCGGTGTGGCCGGCGTCGCCTGGAACGCCCGAATCCTGCCGGTCAAGGTCCTCAACGCCGAGGGTTCCGGCAGCGACTCCAGCGTCGTCGCGGGAATCAACTGGGCGGCGTCGCACGGCGCCCGGGTGATCAACATGTCGCTGGGCGGACGCAGCTACAACCCGGTGATGCACGACGCGGTCAAGAAGGCGGTTGCCAAGGGCATCGTCGTGGTCGCCGCCTCGGGCAACGAGTACGACAGTGTCCCGGAGTACCCGGCCGCGTTCCCGGAGACGATCTCGGTCGGCGCCACCGACAACAACGGCGCGCTGACCACGTTCAGCTCGTGGGGCGACTCGGTCGACCTCACCGCGCCGGGCTGGAACATCCTCTCCACCGGTCCTCGGGCGTTGCTCGAGCCGGAATACCTGCCGTACCTCGGTGGCAGCGGCACCTCGTTCTCCGCGCCGATGGTCGCGGGCGTCGCGGCGATGCTGCGCAACAAGTACCCCAGCTGGACGCCCGCGCAGATCGAGGCGCGGCTCAAGTCCACGGCCCGGGACGCGGGTCCCCGGGGCATCGACCCGTACTACGGCGCCGGCGTGCTCGACGCCGCCAACGCCCTCGGCGCCACCTGGGCACCGGAGTTCTGGGCGGCCGGCCCGGACGGCAACGACCTGCCGGTCCGCGCCACCGCGATGACGACCTCGACCACGGGCGCGATCGGCACGGAAGGCGACGAGGACTGGTACTCGGTCCAGTCGTCCGCACCGCGGAACGTCACCGTCACCGTGAGCCCTCCTGGCTACGACCCGCGGAACCGCACGCAGAACCTGGACCCGATGCTGTCGGTGTACGACGCCCAGTTGCGGCTGATCGGTTTCAGCGACGCAGGCGACAAGGAGGCCGAGAAGGTGACGTTGACGCTGCCCGCGGGCCGCGCGTACCTCAAGGTCGCGAACTACAACGGCTCTCGCGACAGCCGGCCGTACTCGCTGGCAGTGGCGGGAACCTCGACCGGCGGCAGCGCGGTCGGCCAGCGCGTTTGGTTGCGTGATTCGGCACCTGCGAACCTGACCGGCGGTGTCCCGCAGAACTACCGGCCCTCGGTGGCCTTCGAGCGGCCGTTCGCCACCGCGAGCATGGGCGGGATCAAGCTGCTGCACGGCAAGACCGGCGCGACGATCGCGGCGACGACGGCGTACGAGGCAGACACCAACCGCGTCACGATCGCTCCGACCAGCCCGCTGCAGGACAACACGCCGTACCGGATCTCCGTGCGCGGCGTGAAGGACACCAGTGGGGCGACGATGCCCGGAAGCCACCACATCGCCTTCCGGACCGTCGACGTCGCGCCGGCGCCGATCACCAACTTCACCGTGACCGGTCAGTACGGCTCGGCGGGGATGAAGTGGACGTTGCCGGGCATCACCGACCTCGACCAGGTCGTCGTCCGGCGCAACGCCGGCACCACCCCGCCGAGCGCCCCGAACACGGGCACCGCGGCGTACGGCGGTCAGGCGTCGAGCGCGACGGCGACGGGGCTGGCCAACGCGACCAGCTACGCGTTCCGTGCGTGGGTGAAGGACCGCAGCGGCAAGTGGAGCTCGTCGGTCACAGCCAATCTGACCGGGACCTACACCAGCCTGTCGGCCAACGCCACCGCGCTGAACTTCGGCGGCAAGGTCACGCTCAGCGGTAGCGCCGTCCGCGTCGACACGAAGGCGCCGCTGGCCGGCGTACCGGTCTCGCTCTACGGCCGGAACAAGAACAGCTCGACCTGGCGTGAGATCACTCGGGTCGCGACCAGCGCCACCGGTCAGTACAGCGTGAGTTACCAGCCGACGTACTCGACGGTGTTCGCCTGGGGCTACAACGGTTCGGCGACGCTGCTCGGTTCGCGGACCGGCAACTGGACGGTCGACGTCCGTCCGACGATCACCGCGAACCTGTCGGCGACGTCGATCAAGCTGGGCGCCTCGACCACCTTCTACGGCTACGTCCGCCCGCAGCACGCCGGCTCCTCGGTCTACCTGCAGCGCTCCACGGGCTCGACCTGGACCACCATCACGTCCACCAAGCTGAACTCCACGGGCAACTACGCCTTCTCCATCAAGCCGACCGCCCGTGCCGGCTACACCTACCGCGTCGTCTTCCAAAGCGACGGCGACCACGCCACCGGCGTCAGCCCGGCCAAGAGCTTCACGGTCAGCTGA
- a CDS encoding amidohydrolase family protein: MSRLLIRNCSLLVVPETEECRVDEAQDILVIDGEIVSITPSGTVPPSARAFRDQRSAPPERFGQAAVGPTPTLATHPSSAAAPPGVPDASQPEILDAHGLLAVPGLTNSHTHSPMVMMRGAAEDVPIDAWFNQKIWPMEMNLTPARVRAGARLACAEMLLAGVTTFVDHYFHADQIALAALETGIRADLAPTFFSSTGSEAREAAFDTARQIRALGIEPAGGRPPRITASLGPHAPYTVSDEDLERTAEIARAEEFRIHLHAAETLDQTRSSQRRHGATPIEILDRTGVLDTGTLIAHGCGILPTDLPVLQPHAPHTSIACCPKVYLKLAMDSTTPIRELQSAGIGIGIGTDGAAVHNTLDVWESLRLVALTQKHREQDAEWMPLSDTLRLATRGGATAAGHPTRTGALEPGRRADITLLDLSAPHNQPLHNPLAALVYSVRPTDVVHVVVDGEVVVRNRTLTTVDLPEILTEARAIAHTLTDPTDGAVQHYAP; the protein is encoded by the coding sequence GTGTCACGCCTACTCATCCGCAACTGCTCGCTCCTCGTCGTTCCTGAAACAGAGGAGTGTCGCGTCGACGAGGCCCAGGACATCCTGGTGATCGACGGCGAGATCGTTTCGATCACACCCTCGGGCACCGTCCCGCCGTCGGCCCGAGCGTTCCGAGACCAGCGATCGGCACCTCCCGAGAGGTTCGGGCAGGCCGCTGTGGGGCCGACCCCCACCCTGGCGACGCACCCTTCGAGCGCCGCGGCGCCGCCCGGCGTGCCTGACGCGAGTCAGCCGGAGATCCTCGACGCCCACGGTCTGCTCGCCGTCCCGGGCTTGACGAACTCCCATACCCACAGCCCGATGGTGATGATGCGTGGTGCCGCCGAGGACGTCCCGATCGACGCCTGGTTCAACCAGAAGATCTGGCCGATGGAGATGAACCTGACGCCCGCACGCGTTCGGGCCGGCGCCCGCCTCGCTTGCGCCGAGATGTTGCTGGCCGGCGTCACCACCTTCGTCGACCACTACTTCCACGCCGACCAGATCGCCCTCGCCGCGCTAGAGACCGGCATCCGCGCCGACCTGGCCCCCACCTTCTTCTCCTCCACCGGCTCCGAAGCCCGCGAAGCGGCGTTCGACACCGCGCGGCAGATTCGAGCCCTCGGCATCGAGCCCGCCGGCGGCCGGCCTCCGCGGATCACGGCAAGCCTCGGTCCCCACGCGCCCTACACCGTCTCCGACGAGGACCTCGAACGCACGGCCGAGATAGCTCGCGCCGAAGAATTCCGCATCCACCTCCACGCCGCCGAGACCCTCGACCAGACCCGCTCGTCCCAGCGCCGCCACGGCGCCACCCCGATCGAAATCCTCGACCGAACGGGCGTCCTGGACACAGGCACCCTGATAGCCCACGGCTGCGGCATCCTGCCGACGGACCTTCCCGTCCTTCAGCCGCACGCTCCCCACACGTCCATCGCCTGCTGCCCCAAGGTCTACCTCAAGCTCGCGATGGACTCCACCACCCCTATCCGCGAACTCCAGTCCGCCGGTATCGGCATCGGCATCGGCACCGACGGCGCCGCCGTCCACAACACTCTCGACGTCTGGGAGTCCCTCCGCCTCGTCGCCCTCACCCAGAAGCACCGAGAACAAGACGCCGAGTGGATGCCCCTCTCCGACACCCTCCGCCTAGCCACCCGAGGCGGCGCCACCGCAGCAGGCCACCCCACCCGAACCGGCGCCCTCGAGCCAGGCCGCCGAGCCGACATCACCCTCCTCGACCTCTCCGCACCCCATAACCAGCCCCTCCACAACCCCTTGGCCGCGCTCGTGTACTCGGTCCGCCCCACCGACGTAGTCCACGTCGTGGTAGACGGCGAGGTGGTAGTCCGCAACCGCACCCTCACCACCGTCGACCTACCAGAGATCCTCACCGAAGCCCGCGCCATAGCCCACACCCTCACCGACCCAACCGACGGCGCAGTCCAGCACTACGCTCCTTGA
- a CDS encoding alpha-ketoglutarate-dependent dioxygenase AlkB, protein MGADLQASLLDAFADPELGSLSAIQRAELSHGAWIDVLPGWLSGADQVYERLAADVPWREERRQMYDRVVDVPRLLCFYGESDTLPLPILEEARDLLSEHYTEELGEPFRTAGLCFYRDGRDSVAWHGDRLGRGNAEDTMVAILSVGEPRILALRPRPGSLSGPVSSTIRYPLGHGDLIVMGGSCQRTWEHAIPKASGRVGPRISIQFRPRGVR, encoded by the coding sequence ATGGGTGCTGACCTCCAAGCGTCCTTGTTGGATGCCTTCGCTGATCCGGAGCTCGGTTCGCTGAGCGCGATCCAGCGGGCCGAACTGAGCCACGGCGCATGGATCGACGTGCTGCCGGGGTGGTTGTCCGGTGCCGACCAGGTGTACGAGCGACTGGCGGCGGACGTGCCGTGGCGTGAGGAACGCCGGCAGATGTACGACCGGGTGGTCGACGTACCGCGACTGCTGTGCTTCTACGGCGAGAGCGACACGTTGCCCTTGCCGATCCTGGAGGAGGCGCGCGATCTCCTCAGCGAGCACTACACCGAGGAGCTGGGCGAGCCGTTCCGTACGGCGGGGTTGTGCTTCTACCGCGACGGGCGCGACAGCGTCGCCTGGCACGGAGATCGGCTGGGTCGCGGCAACGCCGAGGACACGATGGTGGCGATTCTGTCTGTCGGCGAGCCGCGGATCCTGGCCCTGCGCCCCCGGCCGGGATCGCTGAGCGGGCCGGTGAGCTCGACGATCCGGTACCCGCTCGGGCACGGGGACCTGATCGTGATGGGTGGTTCGTGCCAGCGCACGTGGGAGCATGCGATTCCCAAGGCGTCGGGCCGGGTCGGGCCGCGGATCAGTATCCAGTTCCGCCCGCGCGGGGTGCGCTGA